In one window of Microbacterium sp. PM5 DNA:
- a CDS encoding glycosyltransferase family 2 protein translates to MASISARPDAASNETFSPASATIAIVTYNRSGLLTKLLESITAMDPKPGHVVIVDNASTDDTTAVVESFRERLGAELVYRRLDENTGGSGGFSEGMRVAYELGSTWIWLMDDDVEVLPDGLAKMGAWAPRFKSIQGRRYDFDGSEFYWQYRVAEPLAIPIPYAPSGFDESGYKEMNSGCFEGMFIHRDIVGQIGLPDPRFFIYWDDQTYGWLASRITRSVIVNEFVLRRTREIKQWDMGIRHMNASSNAYRYYIMRNRAIIKRYYRSLGVYNPVLFGLGTALTFGKELIRLVLVERTVRGTSNLFRGLRDGRKISRDAAWKPMPPLVGAGRPSN, encoded by the coding sequence ATGGCCTCTATTTCTGCGCGCCCCGACGCGGCCTCGAACGAGACGTTCTCGCCCGCCAGCGCGACGATCGCGATCGTCACCTACAACCGGTCCGGCCTTCTGACGAAGCTGCTCGAGAGCATCACCGCGATGGACCCGAAGCCGGGCCACGTGGTGATCGTCGACAACGCGTCGACCGATGACACCACCGCCGTCGTCGAGTCGTTCCGCGAGCGGCTGGGCGCCGAGCTGGTCTACCGCCGACTCGACGAGAACACTGGGGGCTCCGGCGGTTTCAGCGAGGGCATGCGGGTGGCGTATGAGCTCGGCTCGACGTGGATCTGGCTCATGGACGACGACGTCGAGGTACTGCCCGACGGACTCGCGAAGATGGGCGCCTGGGCGCCGCGGTTCAAGTCGATTCAGGGGCGACGCTACGACTTCGACGGCAGCGAGTTCTACTGGCAGTACCGCGTCGCGGAGCCCCTCGCGATCCCGATCCCGTATGCACCGAGCGGGTTCGACGAGTCGGGCTACAAGGAGATGAACTCGGGCTGCTTCGAGGGCATGTTCATCCACCGCGACATCGTCGGGCAGATCGGCCTGCCCGATCCCCGCTTCTTCATCTACTGGGACGACCAGACCTACGGCTGGCTCGCATCGCGCATCACACGCTCGGTCATCGTCAACGAGTTCGTGCTGCGTCGCACGCGCGAGATCAAGCAGTGGGACATGGGCATCCGGCACATGAACGCGTCGAGCAACGCGTACCGCTACTACATCATGCGCAATCGGGCGATCATCAAGCGCTATTACCGCAGCCTCGGGGTCTACAACCCTGTGCTGTTCGGCCTCGGCACGGCCCTGACGTTCGGCAAGGAACTCATCCGGCTCGTCTTGGTCGAGCGCACCGTCCGGGGTACCTCGAACCTG
- a CDS encoding O-antigen ligase family protein: MAVHTKHPVAAPPTAPIRATSGHLLLRGWCIFVLAAALAGSAWPLALGIPATAVAIVVAGVVSASVWALSRPPVQWRRLPWFALAYVLWAVCSLLWTTHLAATAATLVLLLVTTMQALFVGAVLTWRELVRAMASALKWVLGLSLLFELWVSLVWHGVLLPGFARPDGVVADGAVVWSHDQLMSGGRIEGIVGDATALAFLALLGMVVFAVRFASRAPRRTLLVGWFALSAFLFFRAGSALGWLGAAAVLLVLATVLVMRTTKRAGERTRYYVVYAVIAAAGILAVWLGRGQIFSLLGRSTDLDGREGTWALIAAKALERPVQGWGFATPWPPQDAASAPWGPGIDSALTQAHSVWLDVLLQLGIVGMALLALTFFAYVWRSWFFAVDRPRWDLVADRPYSPVTLVPTLTGAILLVQGVADSGPIVGGGWLLIVMLAFKIKQAPLLGRGASEERLVGEQGETERVPR; this comes from the coding sequence ATGGCCGTCCACACGAAGCATCCGGTCGCGGCGCCGCCGACCGCGCCGATCCGCGCGACGTCGGGCCACCTACTGCTGCGGGGGTGGTGCATCTTCGTCCTCGCCGCGGCCCTCGCCGGGTCCGCGTGGCCGCTGGCGCTCGGCATCCCCGCCACCGCCGTCGCGATCGTCGTCGCCGGGGTCGTCTCGGCGTCGGTGTGGGCGCTCTCGCGTCCCCCGGTGCAGTGGCGTCGACTGCCGTGGTTCGCTCTCGCCTATGTCCTGTGGGCGGTGTGCTCGCTGCTGTGGACGACGCATCTCGCGGCGACGGCCGCGACGCTCGTCCTCCTGCTGGTGACGACGATGCAGGCCCTCTTCGTCGGAGCGGTGCTGACGTGGCGTGAGCTGGTGCGCGCGATGGCCTCGGCGCTCAAGTGGGTGCTCGGGTTGTCGCTGCTGTTCGAGCTCTGGGTGTCGCTCGTCTGGCACGGCGTACTGCTTCCGGGCTTCGCACGGCCCGACGGTGTGGTCGCCGACGGGGCCGTCGTCTGGTCACACGATCAGCTAATGAGCGGTGGGCGCATCGAGGGCATCGTCGGGGATGCCACGGCGCTGGCCTTTCTTGCGCTGCTGGGCATGGTCGTCTTCGCCGTCCGCTTCGCTTCGCGTGCGCCACGGCGCACGCTGCTGGTCGGGTGGTTCGCGCTGTCGGCCTTCCTCTTCTTCCGTGCGGGGTCCGCCCTCGGCTGGCTCGGAGCGGCGGCGGTCCTCCTCGTGCTCGCGACGGTGCTGGTGATGCGCACCACGAAGCGTGCCGGCGAGCGCACCCGGTATTACGTCGTCTACGCCGTGATCGCCGCGGCCGGCATTCTGGCCGTCTGGCTCGGGCGCGGTCAGATCTTCTCGCTCCTCGGGCGCAGCACCGACCTCGACGGGCGCGAAGGGACGTGGGCCCTGATCGCGGCGAAGGCGCTCGAGCGTCCGGTGCAAGGGTGGGGTTTCGCAACGCCGTGGCCGCCGCAGGACGCGGCATCCGCGCCCTGGGGCCCCGGCATCGACTCTGCCCTCACGCAGGCCCACAGCGTGTGGCTCGACGTCCTCCTCCAGCTCGGGATCGTCGGGATGGCGCTGCTCGCCCTGACCTTCTTCGCGTACGTGTGGCGCTCCTGGTTCTTCGCCGTCGACCGCCCCCGCTGGGACCTCGTCGCCGACCGGCCCTACTCCCCCGTGACGCTCGTGCCGACGCTGACCGGAGCGATCCTGCTCGTGCAGGGCGTGGCTGACTCCGGTCCGATCGTCGGCGGCGGGTGGTTGCTGATCGTCATGCTCGCGTTCAAGATCAAGCAGGCACCCCTGCTGGGACGCGGAGCCTCGGAAGAACGGCTGGTCGGCGAGCAGGGCGAGACGGAGCGCGTGCCGCGCTGA
- the manA gene encoding mannose-6-phosphate isomerase, class I gives MLTPISNDPRDYSWGSPTLIPALEGRQPTGAPEAEIWYGDHPGCPSRTPDGRTLDVALADAGRPALPFLLKLLAAASSLSIQAHPTRAQAQEGFAREERAGIPRDAADRLYRDDNHKPEIIVALSDRFRALVGLRPLAETRRFLSVLAATGDDVPAGVAQLQSRLDVDDDGAAAERALRDVLAWALDEADAATVASVAAALDAAADNGETELADEIAVLRAAASDFPGDGGLIVALLMNLVTLRRGEGLFAPAGVLHAYQSGLGVELMAASDNVMRGGLTPKHVDVPELLHVLDATPSPAPVIRPRPLASGVDVYDTPVDDFALERVAVAGEAVRVAVHGPAIALCTVGEVVVAGDSDSDSATLRPGTAVYIADEEAIEVSGVGELFVAQPGS, from the coding sequence ATGCTGACGCCGATCTCCAACGATCCTCGCGACTACTCCTGGGGTTCCCCGACCCTCATTCCCGCCCTCGAAGGACGCCAGCCGACGGGGGCTCCCGAGGCCGAGATCTGGTACGGCGACCACCCGGGCTGCCCCTCCCGGACGCCCGATGGACGCACGCTCGACGTGGCCCTCGCCGACGCCGGACGTCCCGCTCTGCCGTTCCTGCTCAAGCTCCTCGCCGCGGCATCCTCGCTCTCCATCCAGGCCCACCCGACGCGCGCCCAGGCACAGGAGGGGTTCGCGCGGGAGGAGCGCGCCGGTATCCCGCGCGACGCCGCCGACCGTCTCTATCGCGACGACAACCACAAGCCGGAGATCATCGTCGCCCTCAGCGACCGCTTCCGTGCGCTCGTCGGACTCCGCCCGCTCGCCGAGACCCGTCGCTTCCTGTCCGTGCTCGCCGCCACCGGCGACGACGTCCCCGCCGGTGTGGCCCAGCTGCAGAGCCGCCTCGACGTCGACGACGACGGGGCCGCAGCCGAGCGTGCTCTGCGTGACGTGCTCGCCTGGGCGCTCGACGAGGCGGATGCCGCGACGGTGGCATCCGTGGCCGCGGCTCTCGACGCCGCGGCGGACAACGGCGAGACCGAGTTGGCCGACGAGATCGCGGTGCTGCGCGCCGCGGCATCCGACTTCCCGGGCGACGGCGGACTGATCGTGGCCCTCCTGATGAACCTCGTGACGCTCCGTCGCGGTGAGGGGCTGTTCGCTCCGGCCGGGGTGCTCCACGCGTACCAGTCGGGGCTGGGCGTCGAGCTGATGGCCGCGAGCGACAACGTCATGCGCGGAGGCCTCACCCCCAAGCACGTGGACGTGCCGGAGCTGCTGCACGTGCTGGACGCGACACCCTCCCCGGCTCCTGTCATCCGTCCGCGCCCCCTCGCGAGCGGGGTCGACGTCTACGACACCCCCGTGGACGATTTCGCCCTCGAGCGCGTCGCGGTCGCCGGCGAGGCGGTCCGTGTCGCGGTGCACGGACCGGCGATCGCACTCTGCACCGTCGGGGAGGTCGTCGTCGCCGGCGACTCCGACTCTGACTCCGCGACCCTCCGTCCGGGCACGGCCGTGTACATCGCCGATGAGGAGGCCATCGAGGTGTCCGGTGTCGGCGAGCTCTTCGTGGCCCAGCCGGGCTCCTGA
- a CDS encoding WhiB family transcriptional regulator, with amino-acid sequence MTGYRSGVPDNWFVDPVNLGVPGVRRPSVADEDTALAWQADALCAQTDPEAFFPEKGGSTRDAKRICTSCDVRGECLEYALQNDERFGIWGGLSERERRKLKRRA; translated from the coding sequence ATGACGGGTTACCGCTCCGGCGTCCCCGACAACTGGTTCGTCGACCCGGTCAATCTGGGCGTGCCGGGAGTGCGTCGTCCGTCCGTCGCCGACGAGGACACTGCGCTCGCCTGGCAGGCGGACGCCCTCTGTGCGCAGACCGACCCCGAGGCCTTCTTCCCGGAGAAGGGCGGCTCGACACGCGACGCGAAGCGCATCTGCACCTCGTGCGACGTGCGCGGCGAGTGCCTCGAGTACGCCCTGCAGAACGACGAGCGCTTCGGCATCTGGGGCGGACTCAGCGAGCGCGAGCGCCGCAAGCTCAAGCGTCGCGCCTGA
- a CDS encoding glycosyltransferase, with amino-acid sequence MPARVHALLVVRPDARVATDIRLDRVLSALAAQARPVDTLTIVLCGPHATDRELQRIAGESAAEAVITADRGTSFAEALALASRRLGGDAVWVLDQDTTPAPDALVRLMGALETAPSVAIAAPKLVRADDNDRIVSLGVSMTRGGRAVGLADGEHDQGQHDASEDVLGSDVRGILVRTDAWRALGGLDTALAGADEGLDLGVRARLRGGRVVLAPQAFVALADPDRTDPPVLGDRFEPVGVRRAYGRRTAQLHRRLVYAPPVAVPLHWLSLLPLAIVRSVVLLLGKRPSMIGPEWGATLTVLLRPAAVARARRGIRAGRSVSWAQLAPLRVSRAELRQRLDDDVIIDGTARGELHFFSGGGAWIVLGALLVSVLAFLSLLAWPVLGGGGLAPLRATVGQLWADAASGARPLGWDTQGPADPVSAVVAVLGSLWPAAPSRVLVVLWVLAIPMSALGGWFAATRLTDNALARAVVAVGYALAPSLLDALASGRPTVVIAHLLLPWLLWTAVAAHRSWTAAGMGSVIAVAVLASAPSLAPALVVLWLVAIVLTAALGRGRGLARVVWLLVPSVIVWAPMIWRRLGSGEPWALIADPGVPLPSGESTDLARRVALALGFPTAGGSEWGQLVDGAGPWPFLLVVPLIVLAAAAPIVSRTASSAVVLLIALSGLATAVAVIGIVVTSDAGTGIAVWPGAALSLYWLALLASAALTIDALPARARLRAPLAALVMTALAVSAVPVITALPRGTSAVTNGPSSTLPAYVEAEGRSGLDNATFVLTAAADGSVVTDVVWGETSALGGQSTLRSARSSTDAGDAEAAELTAELISVPSGDAVARLGAHGVAFVLLGGTADGESDAARAVRIAAETALDQRQDLEIVGDTTKGKLWRVTAAVTDRVAASAVDNARTAAVQIGVVLIALLLALPTRRSLRLNRRRPRIIGARRVPGGGLR; translated from the coding sequence ATGCCCGCCCGAGTTCACGCACTGCTGGTCGTGCGCCCTGATGCGCGCGTGGCCACCGACATCCGTCTCGACCGCGTCCTTTCCGCGCTCGCGGCTCAGGCGCGCCCGGTCGACACGCTCACCATCGTGCTGTGCGGCCCGCACGCGACCGATCGCGAGCTTCAGCGGATCGCGGGGGAATCCGCCGCCGAGGCGGTCATCACCGCTGATCGAGGAACCTCCTTCGCTGAAGCTCTCGCGCTGGCGAGCCGACGGCTCGGCGGGGATGCCGTCTGGGTGCTCGACCAGGACACCACGCCCGCGCCCGACGCCCTCGTCCGTCTCATGGGCGCCCTCGAGACCGCTCCCTCGGTCGCGATCGCTGCACCGAAACTCGTCCGCGCCGACGACAACGACCGCATCGTGTCGCTCGGTGTGTCGATGACGCGAGGCGGCCGCGCCGTCGGCCTCGCCGACGGCGAGCACGATCAAGGCCAGCACGACGCCAGTGAGGACGTGCTCGGTTCGGATGTGCGCGGCATCCTGGTGCGCACCGACGCGTGGCGCGCGCTCGGCGGTCTCGACACGGCGCTCGCCGGCGCCGATGAAGGACTCGACCTCGGTGTGCGCGCGCGTCTGCGAGGGGGGCGCGTCGTCCTCGCTCCCCAGGCTTTCGTCGCCCTCGCCGACCCCGATCGCACAGACCCTCCTGTTCTCGGCGACCGCTTCGAGCCGGTCGGGGTGCGTCGGGCCTACGGCCGCCGCACGGCGCAGCTGCACCGCCGACTCGTGTACGCGCCGCCCGTCGCCGTCCCCCTGCATTGGCTCTCTCTGCTGCCGCTGGCGATCGTCCGCTCCGTGGTGCTGCTGCTCGGCAAGCGTCCCTCGATGATCGGTCCGGAATGGGGCGCCACGCTCACGGTGCTGCTGCGACCGGCTGCCGTCGCTCGTGCGCGTCGCGGCATCCGCGCGGGTCGTTCCGTGTCGTGGGCGCAGCTGGCACCGTTGCGGGTCAGCCGGGCCGAGTTGCGCCAGCGCCTCGACGACGACGTGATCATCGACGGCACCGCTCGCGGTGAGCTGCACTTCTTCTCCGGTGGGGGTGCCTGGATCGTTCTCGGAGCTCTGCTCGTGTCGGTCCTCGCCTTCCTGTCGCTGCTCGCGTGGCCGGTGCTCGGCGGCGGCGGGCTCGCGCCGCTGCGCGCAACCGTGGGCCAGCTCTGGGCGGACGCGGCCTCCGGTGCCCGACCTCTCGGCTGGGACACGCAGGGGCCGGCCGATCCGGTCAGCGCGGTCGTCGCCGTGCTCGGCTCTCTCTGGCCCGCGGCGCCCTCGCGCGTCCTCGTGGTGCTGTGGGTTCTCGCGATTCCCATGTCCGCACTCGGCGGCTGGTTCGCCGCCACGCGCCTGACCGACAACGCCCTCGCCCGCGCCGTCGTCGCGGTGGGCTACGCGCTGGCGCCGAGCCTGCTGGACGCGCTGGCATCGGGACGACCGACGGTCGTCATCGCACATCTGCTGCTTCCCTGGTTGCTGTGGACCGCCGTCGCCGCGCACCGATCGTGGACCGCGGCAGGCATGGGATCGGTGATCGCCGTCGCGGTGCTCGCCAGCGCCCCGTCGCTGGCTCCGGCCCTCGTCGTGCTGTGGCTGGTCGCGATCGTCCTCACGGCAGCGCTCGGCCGCGGTCGAGGACTCGCGCGGGTCGTCTGGCTGCTCGTTCCATCGGTGATCGTCTGGGCGCCGATGATCTGGCGCCGTCTCGGCTCTGGCGAGCCATGGGCCCTGATCGCCGACCCGGGGGTGCCGCTGCCGTCGGGGGAGTCGACCGATCTCGCCCGCCGCGTCGCCCTCGCGCTCGGGTTTCCCACTGCCGGCGGTTCGGAATGGGGTCAGCTCGTCGACGGTGCGGGGCCGTGGCCGTTCCTTCTCGTCGTGCCCCTGATCGTGCTCGCGGCGGCCGCTCCCATCGTCTCGCGCACAGCGTCGTCCGCCGTGGTCCTCCTCATCGCGCTCAGCGGCCTGGCGACGGCGGTCGCGGTCATCGGCATCGTCGTCACGTCGGATGCCGGGACCGGCATCGCGGTCTGGCCGGGCGCCGCCCTGAGCCTGTACTGGCTCGCCCTGCTGGCATCGGCAGCGCTGACCATCGACGCGCTCCCGGCACGGGCCCGGCTTCGCGCACCGCTGGCCGCCCTGGTGATGACCGCTCTCGCGGTCAGTGCGGTCCCCGTGATCACCGCGCTGCCTCGGGGGACCTCGGCCGTCACGAACGGTCCGAGCAGTACCCTGCCGGCCTATGTCGAGGCGGAGGGCAGATCGGGGCTGGACAACGCCACCTTCGTGCTCACCGCCGCGGCTGACGGATCGGTCGTCACGGACGTCGTCTGGGGCGAGACGTCGGCCCTGGGCGGACAGAGCACCCTGCGCTCGGCGCGCTCGTCCACCGACGCCGGTGACGCCGAGGCCGCGGAGCTGACCGCCGAACTGATCTCCGTGCCCTCGGGTGACGCGGTCGCGCGTCTGGGCGCGCACGGGGTCGCATTCGTCCTGCTCGGCGGGACCGCCGACGGCGAGAGCGACGCGGCGCGCGCCGTGCGCATCGCCGCCGAGACCGCGCTCGATCAGCGCCAGGACCTCGAGATCGTCGGCGACACGACAAAGGGCAAGCTGTGGCGGGTCACCGCTGCGGTCACGGATCGCGTTGCCGCATCGGCGGTCGACAACGCTCGCACCGCCGCCGTGCAGATCGGGGTCGTGCTGATCGCATTGCTGCTCGCTCTGCCCACCCGACGCTCGCTGCGGCTGAACCGTCGTCGCCCGCGCATCATCGGCGCGCGACGCGTACCCGGAGGAGGACTCCGATGA
- a CDS encoding DUF5719 family protein, whose amino-acid sequence MSNRLPGVRRLTSVRFAVGGVITAAAVAAGVALVALPLPSHTADSTLAIAAHPPATASVATCVGPVLAAGRDATRAAQLTDAAPAALTSAAVSKAASTDAATSTLAAPDVTGGTGPTTLRAAPVDGEPADIAAATSAQVSADDLAGFAASSCARPEMESWLVGGSGATGASDLVVLENPGVVAARVTITVYGAGGGAVPVAGNAIVVAAGTQRIIPLASLALREDNPVLRVTSAQAPIRAALQTSLTRVLVAGGVDQVGASAVPDTDLVIPGVPVVTTQGGAGESNVPTSLRLLSPGANAQATVTVVRDGAAVGSPQTVPLQAGVPLKLDLGGLATGTYAVRVSATAPVTGAVWATSGFAAGSDFGWFVAADAISAPALVAVAAGTAPTMTIVSSTGEPQTVVVTAASGTGAKTDVAVPGGGAVTIPVRPGEVYRIDPGMGSVRAGVTYAAAGAIAGYPVAPSASAASAVTVYPR is encoded by the coding sequence ATGAGCAACCGCCTGCCCGGCGTTCGTCGCCTCACGTCCGTGCGGTTCGCCGTCGGCGGCGTGATCACGGCGGCCGCGGTCGCAGCGGGCGTGGCCCTGGTCGCGTTGCCGCTTCCTTCGCACACCGCCGACTCCACGCTCGCCATCGCTGCGCATCCGCCCGCGACGGCATCGGTAGCGACGTGCGTCGGACCCGTGCTGGCTGCGGGGCGCGACGCGACCCGCGCCGCCCAGCTCACCGACGCCGCTCCGGCGGCACTCACCTCTGCCGCGGTGTCGAAGGCGGCCTCGACGGATGCCGCGACCTCCACGTTGGCGGCCCCCGACGTCACCGGCGGAACGGGGCCGACCACCTTGCGCGCCGCTCCCGTGGACGGGGAGCCCGCCGACATCGCCGCAGCGACCTCGGCGCAGGTGAGCGCGGACGACCTCGCCGGGTTCGCTGCGTCATCCTGCGCGCGGCCCGAGATGGAATCGTGGCTCGTCGGCGGCTCCGGGGCGACCGGCGCCTCGGATCTGGTCGTTCTCGAGAATCCGGGTGTGGTCGCGGCGCGCGTGACGATCACCGTGTACGGCGCCGGCGGCGGCGCCGTCCCCGTCGCGGGCAACGCGATCGTCGTCGCCGCCGGCACTCAGCGGATCATCCCGCTCGCCTCCCTCGCGCTGCGCGAGGACAACCCGGTGCTGCGCGTGACATCGGCGCAGGCCCCGATCCGTGCTGCGCTGCAGACCAGCCTCACGCGTGTGCTCGTCGCGGGCGGTGTCGACCAGGTCGGCGCCAGCGCCGTCCCCGACACGGATCTCGTGATCCCGGGCGTTCCCGTGGTGACGACCCAGGGTGGCGCCGGCGAGAGCAACGTTCCGACGTCGCTGCGCCTGCTCTCCCCGGGCGCGAACGCTCAGGCGACCGTCACGGTCGTCCGCGACGGCGCGGCGGTCGGTTCGCCGCAGACAGTCCCCCTGCAGGCGGGGGTGCCCCTCAAACTCGATCTGGGCGGGCTCGCCACCGGCACCTACGCGGTGCGGGTGAGCGCGACGGCCCCCGTGACGGGCGCTGTGTGGGCGACGTCCGGCTTCGCAGCCGGGAGTGATTTCGGCTGGTTCGTGGCCGCCGACGCGATCTCCGCACCCGCACTCGTCGCGGTCGCCGCGGGGACGGCGCCCACGATGACCATCGTCTCCTCGACGGGCGAGCCTCAGACCGTCGTCGTCACGGCGGCATCCGGCACCGGTGCGAAGACCGACGTCGCGGTGCCGGGAGGCGGTGCGGTCACGATCCCGGTGCGCCCCGGTGAGGTCTACCGTATCGATCCGGGTATGGGCAGCGTCCGGGCCGGCGTGACGTATGCTGCCGCCGGCGCTATCGCGGGCTACCCCGTCGCGCCGAGCGCATCGGCGGCGTCGGCCGTCACCGTCTACCCTCGCTGA
- a CDS encoding metallopeptidase family protein encodes MMRRRASTPPRVRPSRHGRHGREDRSPVVRPPLPAQETREERFDFVVGTAAEFLRSAWPELRDVRFEVAAMPPASDEDGIPRWTVSTEERRIVLYRLPIERLGSLHREDELHRRMAIEGCVFRAAAQYLDRDPWDLGPERFRFL; translated from the coding sequence ATGATGAGGCGGCGCGCGAGCACTCCCCCGCGGGTGCGACCGTCCCGCCATGGACGGCATGGTCGCGAGGACCGCAGTCCCGTCGTGCGGCCGCCGCTTCCGGCGCAGGAGACGCGCGAAGAACGCTTCGACTTCGTCGTCGGCACGGCGGCGGAGTTCCTGCGCAGCGCCTGGCCGGAACTGCGAGACGTGCGCTTCGAGGTGGCGGCCATGCCGCCGGCGTCCGACGAGGACGGCATCCCGCGGTGGACGGTCTCGACCGAGGAGCGGCGCATCGTGCTGTACCGTCTGCCCATCGAACGATTGGGCAGCCTGCATCGCGAGGACGAGCTGCATCGGCGCATGGCCATCGAGGGCTGCGTCTTCCGCGCGGCGGCGCAGTACCTCGATCGCGACCCCTGGGATCTCGGACCGGAGCGGTTCCGCTTCCTCTGA
- a CDS encoding DUF3499 family protein has translation MRTRLCSKVGCAREAVTTLTYDYGDQMAALGPLGAATDPHAHDLCAIHTDRLSVPKGWVVVRHETLRV, from the coding sequence ATGCGTACCCGACTGTGCTCGAAGGTGGGCTGTGCCCGCGAGGCCGTGACGACCCTGACCTACGACTACGGAGATCAGATGGCCGCCCTCGGCCCGCTCGGCGCGGCGACCGACCCGCACGCGCACGACCTCTGCGCCATCCACACCGACCGCCTCTCGGTTCCCAAGGGCTGGGTCGTCGTCCGCCACGAGACGCTGCGCGTCTGA
- the ahcY gene encoding adenosylhomocysteinase, with translation MPTIAAPTRIHDFVVADLSLAEAGRHQLRLAENEMPGLMALREEFGPLQPLAGARIAGSLHMTVQTAVLIETLVALGAQVRWASCNIFSTQDEAAAAVAVGPHGTVDQPAGVPVFAFKGETLEEYWQLADRIFDWSAEGFDGPNLILDDGGDATLLVHKGVEFEAAGAVPVASENDSLEYRIVLDTLRASLARDPQRFTRMAGQIVGVTEETTTGVHRLYELAAAGKLLFPGINVNDSVTKSKFDNKYGIRHSLPDGLNRATDVLIGGKVAYVVGYGDVGKGAAEALRGQGARVIIGEVDPICALQAAMDGFQVARLESVIGDVDILITGTGNTRVVTVEHLQNLKHLAIVGNVGHFDDEIDMAGLEAIAGVEKIEIKPQVHEYRLPAGAGRAPRSILVMSEGRLMNLGNATGHPSFVMSASFTNQVLAQIELYTKREQYPVGVYVLPKILDEKVARLHLAALGVQLTELTPEQAAYIGVPVEGPYKLDHYRY, from the coding sequence ATGCCGACCATCGCCGCCCCTACCCGCATCCATGACTTCGTCGTCGCCGACCTGAGCCTCGCCGAGGCAGGCCGTCATCAGCTGCGCCTCGCCGAGAACGAGATGCCCGGACTGATGGCGCTGCGCGAGGAGTTCGGTCCGCTCCAGCCGCTCGCCGGAGCCCGCATCGCCGGGTCGCTGCACATGACCGTGCAGACCGCCGTGCTCATCGAGACGCTCGTGGCCCTCGGTGCACAGGTGCGCTGGGCCAGCTGCAACATCTTCTCCACCCAGGACGAGGCCGCCGCCGCGGTCGCGGTGGGTCCGCACGGCACCGTGGACCAGCCGGCCGGCGTTCCGGTCTTCGCCTTCAAGGGCGAGACGCTCGAGGAGTACTGGCAGTTGGCCGATCGCATCTTCGACTGGTCGGCCGAGGGCTTCGACGGGCCCAACCTCATCCTGGACGACGGTGGCGACGCGACGCTCCTCGTGCACAAGGGCGTCGAGTTCGAGGCGGCCGGCGCGGTGCCTGTGGCATCCGAGAACGATTCCCTCGAGTACCGCATCGTGCTCGACACGCTGCGCGCGAGCCTCGCCCGCGACCCGCAGCGCTTCACGCGCATGGCCGGGCAGATCGTGGGGGTCACCGAGGAGACCACCACCGGGGTCCACCGACTGTACGAGCTCGCGGCAGCCGGAAAGCTGCTGTTCCCGGGCATCAACGTCAACGACTCGGTCACCAAGAGCAAGTTCGACAACAAGTACGGCATCCGCCACTCGCTTCCGGACGGTCTCAACCGTGCGACCGACGTTCTCATCGGCGGCAAGGTCGCCTACGTGGTCGGCTATGGCGACGTCGGCAAGGGGGCGGCGGAGGCGCTCCGTGGCCAGGGAGCGCGCGTGATCATCGGCGAGGTCGACCCCATCTGCGCGCTGCAGGCGGCGATGGACGGCTTCCAGGTCGCACGTCTGGAGTCGGTCATCGGCGACGTCGACATCCTCATCACCGGCACGGGGAATACGCGCGTGGTGACGGTCGAGCACCTTCAGAACCTCAAGCACCTCGCCATCGTGGGCAACGTCGGCCACTTCGACGACGAGATCGACATGGCCGGGCTCGAGGCCATCGCGGGTGTCGAGAAGATCGAGATCAAGCCGCAGGTGCACGAGTACCGTCTGCCTGCGGGTGCCGGTCGTGCGCCGCGCAGCATCCTGGTCATGAGCGAGGGGCGGCTCATGAACCTCGGCAACGCGACCGGGCACCCCTCCTTCGTCATGAGCGCGTCCTTCACCAACCAGGTGCTGGCGCAGATCGAGCTGTACACCAAGCGGGAGCAGTATCCCGTGGGCGTCTACGTGCTGCCGAAGATCCTGGATGAGAAGGTGGCGCGCCTGCATCTGGCGGCGCTCGGTGTGCAGCTCACCGAGCTCACCCCGGAACAGGCCGCGTACATCGGCGTTCCGGTCGAGGGGCCGTACAAGCTGGACCACTACCGCTACTGA
- a CDS encoding Fur family transcriptional regulator, with protein MPSIATPAHGADAADAATALRAAGLKVTDSRTAVYDTLRTHPHASAEDVFLAIVERMPRASRQSVYNALGDFADAGLVRRIEPAGRPMLFELRVSDNHHHLVCTSCGAVVDVDCAIGAAPCLEPSDSHGFILTTAEVTYWGLCPACAHAATPPLTEGTP; from the coding sequence ATGCCCTCGATCGCGACCCCCGCGCACGGTGCCGACGCCGCCGATGCGGCGACCGCGCTGCGGGCGGCGGGGCTGAAGGTCACCGATTCGCGCACGGCGGTCTACGACACGCTGCGGACGCATCCGCACGCCAGTGCCGAAGACGTCTTCCTCGCGATCGTCGAGCGGATGCCGCGGGCGAGCCGTCAGTCGGTGTACAACGCTCTCGGCGACTTCGCCGACGCGGGGCTCGTGCGCCGCATCGAACCGGCGGGTCGGCCGATGCTCTTCGAGCTGCGCGTCAGCGACAACCACCATCACCTCGTGTGCACGTCGTGCGGCGCGGTCGTCGACGTGGACTGCGCGATCGGCGCGGCGCCCTGTCTCGAACCCTCCGACAGCCACGGCTTCATCCTCACCACGGCGGAAGTGACGTACTGGGGCCTGTGTCCCGCATGCGCGCACGCCGCCACCCCACCCCTCACGGAAGGAACACCATGA